The DNA segment GTCCAGGGACATCCCGAGTCGTCCTCGTTCGTGGGCGTGCGCGCCGCCGAGTTCCTGACTATCCCGGTCGGTTCGCGCGGGATTGCCATGGGCGGAGCGTACACGGCCATCTGCGAGGGCGTGTCGGCCATCTGGTGGAACCCGGCCGGCATCGGATTCCTGGAAAGCAAAGAGGTCATGGCCACGGTGGTGGACTACACCCTCGACCTGACCTACACCTACGGCGCTATGGCCATGCCGGTGGCGGACGGCCGCGTGTCGGTGGGCGCCTTCTTCGGCTACCTGGATGTGCCGGAGATGAAGATCACCACGATCAACAGCCCGCTCGGCACAGGCCACACGTTCAACGCCTATGATTTCCAGATGGGCGGATCGCTGGCCTATCATTTCTCGGACCGCTTTGTCGGCGGCCTGAGCCTGAAATACATCCACGAGGACGTGTTCAACAACATCGGCGGCAACGCTTTCGCCATCGATGCCGGCGGTATCTACCACACCGAGTTCATCGATCACGACATCAAGTTCGCCTTCGCCGTGCAGAACCTGGGCTCCAACATCACCATGCGCGGCTCCAACCTGATCGTGAGCCTGGCCCCGGAGGGCACCGGCGACGGATACAGCGATTTCTCCACCGACCGCAGCGCCATGAGCCGCCGGGCCTCGCGTGACGCCATGCGCATGACCCACACCTACCGGTTGCCCACCGCGGTGAAAATCGCCGCCGCCATGAACCTTTACACCAACGAGAAAGTCAACTGGCTGGTCTCGGGTGAGGTCTGGCGCAACAGCGACATCCCGATCAGCTATTCCACGGGCACCGAGATGAGCTACAATTTCAACCCGGTTATCTCGGCCGCCCTGCGTTTCGGCTGGCAGATACAGACCGATGAGTTCACCGACAACACCGACCAGTACGGGTACGAGTACTACGGCGACGACCCGACGTTCCGCGGCCTGAGCATCGGCGGCGGCTTTGTCCGCAAAATCGGCGGGCGCACCCTGGCCTTCGATTACGCCTATCGCAACAAGGGTAACCTGTCGGCCGACAACTATTTCTCGCTGACTTTCGGGTTCTGAGCCGAAAACTTCTGCAAGCTATGTGCA comes from the bacterium genome and includes:
- a CDS encoding PorV/PorQ family protein; protein product: MLRKAVSFSLATAASLLLLTSAALFGQGVMRQEYSGLDKYPVQGHPESSSFVGVRAAEFLTIPVGSRGIAMGGAYTAICEGVSAIWWNPAGIGFLESKEVMATVVDYTLDLTYTYGAMAMPVADGRVSVGAFFGYLDVPEMKITTINSPLGTGHTFNAYDFQMGGSLAYHFSDRFVGGLSLKYIHEDVFNNIGGNAFAIDAGGIYHTEFIDHDIKFAFAVQNLGSNITMRGSNLIVSLAPEGTGDGYSDFSTDRSAMSRRASRDAMRMTHTYRLPTAVKIAAAMNLYTNEKVNWLVSGEVWRNSDIPISYSTGTEMSYNFNPVISAALRFGWQIQTDEFTDNTDQYGYEYYGDDPTFRGLSIGGGFVRKIGGRTLAFDYAYRNKGNLSADNYFSLTFGF